A stretch of DNA from Manihot esculenta cultivar AM560-2 chromosome 7, M.esculenta_v8, whole genome shotgun sequence:
atatttgggAGTTAGATCAATGACTGCAACAACAGCCAAAACAAAGCGTGATAGGCAACAAAACCATATCAACATCCCCAATTAACAAGGGCGGCTAAACAACAAAGAGATCAAAAGAATAAAGAAACTATAATACACACATGGAAAAAACAGAAATAGAGAAGAGAGGCTACTGGTAATAGAGAAGAGAGGCCACTGGTAAGTGTAGTCCACCGACAAAAGTAGATCCGAGGAAGGAGCCACCATAGAGCCCAGCTAAAGAAGGCCGATAGAAGCGGTAGCCATCAGACATATCGATGCGGTCTCGGGATACGATATTACACCCAAAGGTAACCTCCCCACGGAAAGTCAATATCGAAGCCCTCAAGGTCCTTGCATCAGTATCTTCCTTGTCAACAGAACCACCAAAGACTGGAGAAACGGACAACAAATTAAAGCAAAAACAAAAGTCAATCTGGTCATCCACGGCAAAGAAAATTCGAGAAGGATGACAGCTCTAAAAAGAAACCCTCATTCCCTCGTTTTAAAGCAAGGAGAAGGAAAAATACCACCAGATCTGGAAAAACACGAATAAAATGAAGTCAATCAAGAGTGAAAATAATAAGAATCAGACCCTAAAACACAAAAAATTCCTTATCCTTTACTCTTCTCACTTTGCTTTGATTAcaatctaataaaattttataatagggTTTACAGTGTATGAGTGAGCTTAGCCAGGGAAAATCCTGTCTCTCCCCCTTtatcccttttctttttgtccTCTAGTGATGCATAACCGCCATTCTGCTACAGTGTCATTTGTCCCTGTTACTTAGGTTCGTACGTTCGGATGTGCCAGTGTACCCCTCTCTATcagacgaccatttaatttccCCCGACGCGCATGCTGATAGGATTGCGAGGTGACTGGGCCTGCTGACTatgcggttgtcgaggccggtcaaaaataacctttttggttatccacaattttacaactgtagatagtgataaaaggattgaatccataTGGAATTCATACTTACCTATGCTGTTGGGAAGTCCatagattattgcaacccaaaggtgcagcggaaaaataaaatttctctgatttcctttttccagaatctgagtgcttcgtttatttcataaaattgatatgagactaacctgttaatctcgtcaagaagatacaatgccggactgatggtgctgcttttcaaaacgaacaccctctatggtatccacacgaacatcttctatccttctagagtgctagctctctcaaagatggatagattatatgttccacaatctgcaatagtTATACTgaatttttttccaaaaattaacattatccttccacaattcatagaaggagtatttatatgtttcagtattttatttttcccacaattccttttcctaaaaggagttgtgattataacccactatcataatctcatagatactcaaatatcttatgtgatagagtcctttatctgtaacagttacagatagactgcagatcttttaaatattattatctcataataataaataattaataataataacactttattatttttaattatattaatgggctttgcacttttagctcattaatatgtcatagcacatcaacaatattcttttgtgtgtgacccaataggctcacattaattggcaataggcccagtcccacaaggcccgtaaatcataagtggcctctagcaagacattatgactacccaattaatatgagaatcaatagtccgataaaacctaataaatagaacatgtattaatccctttgtcacacaatatctagtttgaacataagtcatggtcaatgtcaaacttataatgtttaaacttatgatttctcgatctctaagtagactgataaattcaaatgatattgatcacactatcaattcatttgagcacggccatgcatttctcagtctcacttatcgaggggtccaGAAGATAGCTCtttcagagagagggacaaatcctatcttgattgttcattatcctctatataatttctattatgctcaatcataacttttatgattgtccgattaaagacaacgtttggttatgtcaaaacataacagtccttatattTGAAACTATGACAATTTCAAGTCAAacgattaagacataactattttgagattcactcctgacaataacccatgtagtgatctcagtgcgggtctatccaatactttgttctctaacaagtatttataattattaattatatcaacatatacataatcatctcatgattatcaatcaataatcatactagctatattttattattatcaacataataataagtaatcagggatgataatcattattatgtaacatgcaaacaaataataataataaaaatctcttttattaataaccaaaacgacatacaaaaaggtccaagataatggtctagggcaaatacactaacaatatATGCTTCTATCAaaaaccaagtaaataaactggaaaaaaaaaatataaaaagggggttttgaagttgatgaactaaactagaattaaaagtaGTAAAGCAAAGCAAATAATAGAGTAGgagaattcaataataaaaaaagtctagttgaagctTTGAATCCACTTCAATTGTTGgtattgatcattgacacttatgtttttttatttgactcaataaattagttatggggtgcaagacgcttctcaccatcatATATCTCCTTAAGCATATATTAATTACGAAatgttctctaattaatcactaatcaataagttgccaaggaacgtccttggagctTTAGATTCatacaattgtcaattgcattaaaaaataaaaagacctAATTCAAGctatccaaacgtatggtgatcttgctagattatgcaatctccttgatgtttacaccaagagttacttgtgtttgaataattcaagcaattacagacctaaattacctaaactaacaaattatcactttgcaatcaagaatcaatgagCCCTATTGATCAagtataatttagccacatttttatcataattattattgcttatttacacatttttcagtttaatttatggtttttatcttgtttttacagaaaaggaagaaattggaaaatgggagaaaaagtgcagaaaatttacaaaaggatgatttgcccagtgatttgcccaagatcaccagataatctgctccaatcactgcccagatcaagctgaagcagaaacccggaggcaacaggcagtagTGAtatggcaagtgatttgcccaagaaactcgaggatcactggccaaatcactcgcagagacatagaggactgactcacagagaagcgatttggtcagcgatttgcccaatcacttgaagaaactggtcaaatcgccgggcaaatcacttcgacagcagaaaatacagcagagcgggaaattgttcaggaaaccgaatttcaagttttcagaagtccaaatccaactcaatcactaccaaaacaattccaagagccacgaaagagtttctcacctaaggaattccagttgcaattaaattcaacatcaaaagaggagtcacaagccaaattaaaaaggggtttcaaaaccctagaaggatggaactcttcaactataaaagggcaacctccaaaccagcaaaggcatcttctgctgaggaattgaacttgccagaaactctccagcatcttcctttttcttttcctttcatttttttgtgtatttagtccaccatgagtggctaaactcttttctttctagttgaagttggtgaatttcagattttgttatgaattgggagatttaaatctccattgttaaacttctatttattctcaatatttatgcaatttgagctttccataattattactttgcttttagaatcaataagggcccattgtttttaaattgcttaagtaatattatttgaatgatttaggtccgtaattgcttaggttgttcaaatacacatttaatcaaattgcatgatctagacttgaccacgcggttggcaaggttggaattaggtttctctaagtcttaatgcagttaacagttgttcgatgctataatgccccaaggacgttccttggcaacttgttaactagtgtttgattagcgaacgtttcctaatcaaactagaactaaggaggaatttggattgtgagaagcgtcttccacatccaaaactaatttattgagataaataggagtattaaagaatcaatgatcaattctaaacaatctgaaatagaaccatacttcaactagaagcttttcatccattgatttactcatctttaaattattgctttcttttgctattaaatattaatccatcaaatcaaacccccctcttttaattatttgttatttatttgccttggtcattattaggaaggtctttagtgtcaattccctgtggttcgaccctattgccactatctacaagtttattgttgattgtttaataggtttatttttgacggcttcgacaaccgcctatcaaaaattggcgccgttgccggggaactgatttaaactaacgtattttccctttatgaccaggtctgaccgtaaagacactcttctttacgacccgGAGATTGAAAagactgccaagagcttaaggaagcaagcaaatttgaggaaccaagcctcaaatccatcttcatcaacaactccacctcacagaccacctactgcccctgctgaagaaatttctgcaccagcagaaacttccaccaccgcacctgctacagcagaatttttactagaaactgaatttctggttatggcagaaaatccagcaatggcagcatcacctgctgcacatgtagaagctgaaattcaagctggaaacgtgcccatccaagcacctcagccacgggaaagaactctcggagagttagctgaaccaacaggagatcaagcacccttatgcattgaatatcccctattgacagcaccattcgagctaaggacaggtctgattcatctccttcctaaattcagaggcctagaaaatgaagatcctcacaagcatttgaaggcattccacgttgtgtgctcaactatgagacctcaaggcattccagaggatgatatcaagcttagagccttccctttttcccttgaagactatgccaaagaatggctattctacttgccacccggatccatcacatcatgggctgatatggtaagagcattcttgagaaaattctttccaacctcaaaagccataggcatccgtcgagaaataagtggcataaagcaaaagcactctgaaggcttgtatgagtactgggagaggttcaaaaagttgtgcacaagctgccctcggcatgatatttctgaccaatctctcattgagtacttctatggaggtttgctaccctcggagagaaaatttattgacgcagcctgtggaggaacaattgaaaaaaaatcacctcgagagatgagggacttaatttcctccatggctgcagcttctcaacaatttggagaccaagagctgccaacaaggaatgtaaatgaggtgagtaattccattttatcatcccaactttctgaactcaccaatgtTGTACGTAGCCTTGTTGtaagtcaaacccaacaagtccagcagattcagcagcccaagacctgtggaatatgtgccaacaaccacccaactgatttatgtccttcccttcaagaggaggaccagcaagtcaatgctgttggaggtttTAATGgacaaagaaggtatgatccctatgcaaatacttacaatccaggttggagggaccatccaaatttcagttatgcaggggacagcaatatccaagttaccagcaaagaaaccaagctcaagctgcacctcaaaatTCTAATGcgtctcttgaagagattgtgaaaaatttggcaaatactgtgcagaatcttgagaaacaaatggggcaaatggcttcatccttaaacaaaattgaatcacaaggaaagctaccttcccaaactgagataaatccaaggcaaaatgctagtgccatcacattgaggagtggaaaggagttgcaagacaatagggctgaaaaagtgcaaaaacagggcatggaagaaattctgccaaaaagtgatcagggcagtgatttgcccagtttgcttgtagaaactgacccgatcgctgggcaaactaagctgtccagcagtgatttgcccaattctccagagaaggcagaaagtgatttgctcaaatcaacagaccaggcagaatccagccaaaggcagaaacagcaacctatggagaaattcaaggtacctcctcccttaccaaagagatttgcaaggtcccaaaaggagaaagaagaaaaagagatacttgagacactccgcaaagtggaaatcaacattcccctacttgatgctgtgaagcaaattccaaggtatgccaagtttctcaaagagctatgtaccaaccgaaggaaacttgctgaacgtgaaaaggtaagtgtgggggagtgcgtttcagctgtcatccaaaggaaactaccagtcaaatgcaaagatagaggaatgtttgcagtttcatgcaaaataggcaatgtgggaataaagaaggccatgtgtgaccttggagcttcaataaatgtcatgccactttccatttttaacttgttgaatgcaggtacactaaAAGGCACCAgtattgtgatccaattggctgaccgatccattgtctaccccaagggagtgctagaagatgtgttggtacaagtggaccaattagtctttccagcagatttttatgttattgacatggaggaagacaagagcaacaccacctctgatatcttacttgggagaccattcttgagcacagcaagaacaaaaattgatgtgcatgatggcacattgactatggagtttgaaggggaagttatcaaatttaatgtttatgatgccatgaaattccccaatgatgtttctcatgtttatggacttgatgttattgataatttaagtcaagaagtttttgattttgatcaagaaaacttactttatgaaagtctttgcaggagaggagaagtggacagcaacatctctgaagcagacaaaacagcagactgttgtaacttgctggatgtgggtgatttgcccagtgatttgcccagaacaccagaaaatctgctcaaatcacagctcaaatcagacagcaggcagacagaaaaccagcagacagaaaatgcaccagaactgaaacccttgcctaaccacctcaaatatgcctacttgggagctggaaatacacttccagtaatcatctccaaccagctcagccaagaagaagaggaaaagctcctggatgtgttgaggaaacacaagaaggcaattgggtggacattggaggacataaagggtatctcaccctcaacatgcatgcatcggatacttatggaggatgagtgcaaacctgttcgtgaggcacaaagaaggctgaatccacctatgatggaggttgtaaagaaggagattgtgaagctcctagacattggggtaatttaccccatttctgacagtaaatgggtgagtcccatccatgtggtaccaaagaagaccgggattaccattgtccctaattctgaaggagagctcgtacccactcgtgtacaaaatgggtggagagtttgcatggactacaggaagctcaacacagccacaaggaaggaccactttcccttgcccttcatggaccaaatgcttgagagacttgctggaaaaagccattactgcctccttgatggatattctggattttatcaaatccccgttgcaccagaagaccaagagaagaccactttcacatgcccatttggcacattcgcatttaggaggatgcccttcggaCTTTgtaatgcaccagccactttccaaaggtgcatgatgagcattttttctgactatgtggagaggatcattgaagtcttcatggatgactttacggtgtatggcaactcattccatgaatgcctagccaacttggagaagatacttcaaaggtgtttagagacaaacttggttctcaactatgagaagtgccacttcatggtcagccatggcttaatcttaggccatattgtttcagcaaaagggattgaggtggacaaagccaaaattgacaccatcaaaaatctgccctacccaaccagtattagggagattcgatcattccttggacatgctggtttttacaggaggtttatcaaggatttttctaaaataactcagcctctttgcaGATTGCTACAGCAGGATGTACCATTCAActttgatgacagctgcaaatcagcctttgatttgatcaaatcactcctaatttctgccccagtcatccagccacctgattggacccttccatttgagatcatgtgtgatgccagcaactttgctataggtgcagtattgggacagcgtataggtaactctcctcatgtcattcactatgcctcacgcaccctagatgctgcacaatgcaattattccaccacggaaaaagagttgctggctgttgtgtttgcattggaaaAGTTTAGACCCTACCTACTTGGTACAAAGGTGATTATatactcagatcatgctgcaataaggtatttaatcaagaaaaaggagtccaaaccaaggctggtgagatggatattgctgttataagagtttgacttggagatccgtgacaagaaaggcaaggagaaccttgtggctgatcatctcagcagaattctgaccgagatggagacatgccccatcaatgagaccttccctgatgagcacctctttgctgtccaagaagaggaaccatggtatgctgatattgttaatttccttgccataggtgatttgcccactgatttgcccaaacacataagagacaagatcaagaaagaggcaaggtattatgtgtgggatgagccttacctatggaagcattgtgcagaccaagtcataaggagatgcatcccaaaccatgagatcacatccgtcctaactttctgccactcttacagctgtggaggtcactttgggccacgcaagacagccttgaaagtccttgaaagtggattgttttggcctaacatatttagagatgcttatttattttgtaggtcatgtgcaagatgccaacaaacgggaaaccttggcaaaagaagtgaaatgccacaagcacccattatggtgtgtgaaatctttgacatatggggcattgacttcatgggaccattcccaccttcctttggcaacacctacatactacTTGCTGTGaattatgtgtccaagtggattgaggccaaagcaacaagagctgatgatgcaaaaacagtgggtgattttgtaaaatcccacattttctcaagatttggactgcccaaagccataatcagtgaccgaggcacccatttttgcaacaagatagtagaaactctcctcaagaagcaccatgtcatccatagaacatctactgcctatcatcctcaaacaaatgggctggctgaagtatcaaatagggagatcaagtccatcttggagaaaacggtctgcccaaatcgcaaggactggagtacacgcctcaatgatgccttatgggcatatagaacagcatataaaactccaattgggatgtctccatataggctgatttatgggaaagcatgccatctacctgtggaacttgaacataaagcctattgggctgtgaagagctgtaatcttgatgaaaaagaagctggagttaacagaaaattacagattcaagagcttgaggagatcCGGCGTGATGcctatgaagcttcatgggattacaaaacaaagactaaagccttccatgataagaatatctccagaaaacacttccaggttggtgataaagtcttgctttttgattccaggttcaaattattccctgggaagcttcggtctaggtggattggaccattcttaGTTGAACATATctatccacatggagctgttgacatTAGGAGCCCACAAACtagcaaagttttcaaagttaatgggcatcgtttgaagagattctatgaaggttttactgtccatgtggtggaggaggttcccttggatcccccttcccaagactgctgagcaagacactgaagtccagcccaagacagaaaacagggcgctactgggaggcagtcCAGAGactgtgatttgcccagtgatttgcccactgcttacccaaatcgccgggcaaatcgactgagtgtaccataatcacaagtgatcaggacagtgatttgcccaattgcccagataatGTGACCAGATCACCGGTCCCATCGCAAAACCAAGCACACCATCAGcaaagggcgtgaacagtaccagccccGCAACTGCAAAAGAGGAGTGATCTGGCCAAaatgatttgcccactgcttgcccaaatcactgggcaaatcaccctgtcaagaatccagcgggccagcattaaatgatcagggcagatcACATACCCTAATCACTTTAAGTAGTCTTTTCTTCAAGCTTTCTCCTCTCCGAccaccactcacccaccggcaaactcaagaccaccatggtccgaatcaagatgaaggccaccggcggaccgttcatgtggaagaaactagGGCTGCCGAAACCCATCCCCTATGACAGTGACGATGAAGAGTGGGATACCCCTCCACCAGCCACCACCAGCACTGAAACGCCACCGGCTACTGAACCAGCGACCGGACGCACCGACTCACCGGCCGCCCAGACATATCGCCGGCAAAAGAAACGGCAAAGAACGCCGCCACCCACATCCCCAATAGCCCCGACGGCGAACCCTAAGGGCGAAACGCCACCAAAAGCCACCACTTCCTCCGGCCGCGgccagaaacggccaagaactcAGTCGCCACCTCCACCGCCGAGATCAGAGTCAGAACCAGGAACCACCATTGCCACACATCCCGCAGGTCATGAGGACGGCGATGTACCCACTAATGTGCCCAGCAATATGCCCACTAGTACGCCCAGTGATTTCACCAGCAATGAGCCAAGCGCTATGCCCAGCGCTGTGACCACGGACCTGCCAAGTGATATGCCCACTGATGCGCCCAGCAATGTGCCAAACGCTAGCGATGTGCCCACTGATGTGCCCACTGATGCGCCCACAGACTTACCTAGCGACACACTCAGCGATATGCCCAGcaatttgcccagcgatttgcccaggccAGCATACCCAGATCACATCGTCAAATCACTGACATTCAACAAAATTTCTGAGCGCACCAGGCTGCTTAAGGTTTCATCCCTACCATATCACCCAGGTAAGTATATCCACCATGCCACCCTTGG
This window harbors:
- the LOC122724070 gene encoding cell surface glycoprotein 1-like, producing MWKKLGLPKPIPYDSDDEEWDTPPPATTSTETPPATEPATGRTDSPAAQTYRRQKKRQRTPPPTSPIAPTANPKGETPPKATTSSGRGQKRPRTQSPPPPPRSESEPGTTIATHPAGHEDGDVPTNVPSNMPTSTPSDFTSNEPSAMPSAVTTDLPSDMPTDAPSNVPNASDVPTDVPTDAPTDLPSDTLSDMPSNLPSDLPRPAYPDHIVKSLTFNKISERTRLLKVSSLPYHPGKYIHHATLGALRLHSQF